In the Bacillus shivajii genome, one interval contains:
- a CDS encoding response regulator — protein sequence MAKVLVTDDAAFMRMHLKNILKKIGHEVVGEAEDGQEAIEKYRELQPDLVTMDITMPIMNGIEAIKIIKNEDPNATVIICSAMGQQQMVVESIQAGAKDFIIKPFSDERVEEAIQKVL from the coding sequence TTGGCAAAAGTATTAGTAACTGATGATGCAGCCTTTATGAGAATGCATTTAAAAAATATTTTAAAGAAAATCGGACATGAGGTCGTTGGTGAAGCTGAAGATGGTCAGGAAGCTATTGAAAAGTACCGAGAATTGCAACCTGATTTAGTTACGATGGATATTACAATGCCAATTATGAATGGAATAGAAGCGATAAAAATAATTAAAAATGAAGATCCTAATGCAACTGTTATCATATGTTCAGCAATGGGGCAACAACAGATGGTTGTCGAGTCGATACAGGCTGGGGCTAAGGATTTTATCATCAAGCCGTTTTCGGATGAACGGGTTGAAGAGGCTATACAAAAGGTATTATAG
- a CDS encoding XapX domain-containing protein: MIQILLAIISGIIVGFLFALIKLPVPAPPAISGIAGILGIYLGYKLYNYMIPFIDKL; encoded by the coding sequence ATGATACAAATTTTATTAGCCATCATTTCAGGAATTATTGTGGGCTTTTTGTTTGCTCTAATCAAGCTGCCAGTGCCAGCTCCACCTGCGATTTCTGGAATTGCTGGGATATTGGGGATTTATCTAGGCTATAAACTCTACAACTATATGATCCCTTTTATAGACAAACTATAA
- a CDS encoding sigma-70 RNA polymerase sigma factor region 4 domain-containing protein, translating into MIHGYKPKEIAERYGLSVHAVKQWRRQVLIKLKREVPVTSRDLSN; encoded by the coding sequence TTGATACACGGATATAAACCAAAGGAAATCGCTGAAAGGTACGGCCTCAGCGTCCACGCTGTAAAGCAATGGCGCAGACAAGTACTGATCAAACTGAAGCGGGAGGTGCCAGTCACTTCCCGAGATTTGTCGAACTAG
- a CDS encoding HD-GYP domain-containing protein produces the protein MRMVNIDDYNEKTMQLAKPVQDEKRRVLLGAGSTIHEKYLSKLKELGIRYLFIEDAKSKGISLDEMMDMPTWMDIIAVVEKTFKDVKENNPLPMIELNKSVKRLTEEVSRNKAIILIPTTTVSASLKPFAHMVNVTLLALQIGKKLGYNGLQLHDLAFGCLLHDIGKAKTDNREEHPETGFNIIRANREISLISAHVAYQHHETLDGKGFPRKIEGKDVLEFAQICSIANDYENAISNEALSPDEAIEKIMTYSNRKYTHDIVLAFHRGIISYPPGTNVKLNIGDGIVTKVIDNPHRPVVRVHKVGKEVSLNQQPTIMIEKVLPEETNEIK, from the coding sequence ATGAGAATGGTCAATATTGATGACTATAATGAAAAGACCATGCAACTAGCAAAACCTGTGCAAGATGAAAAAAGGAGAGTATTACTTGGTGCAGGTTCTACAATACACGAAAAATATCTGTCAAAACTCAAAGAATTAGGGATTCGTTACCTATTTATAGAAGATGCTAAGTCTAAGGGAATTTCTTTAGATGAAATGATGGATATGCCAACTTGGATGGACATCATTGCTGTAGTAGAAAAAACATTTAAAGACGTTAAAGAAAATAACCCTTTGCCAATGATTGAACTAAACAAGTCAGTAAAACGACTAACAGAAGAGGTTAGCAGAAATAAAGCAATTATACTTATCCCAACAACAACAGTTAGTGCTTCCCTCAAACCTTTTGCACATATGGTAAACGTAACATTACTCGCTTTACAAATCGGTAAAAAGTTAGGATATAACGGCCTACAACTTCATGACTTAGCCTTTGGCTGTTTATTACATGATATAGGAAAAGCAAAGACTGATAACCGGGAAGAACATCCAGAAACAGGTTTTAACATCATACGAGCAAACCGAGAAATTAGTTTAATTTCTGCTCATGTTGCGTATCAACATCACGAAACGTTAGATGGCAAAGGCTTTCCAAGGAAGATAGAGGGTAAGGATGTTTTGGAATTCGCTCAAATTTGTAGTATTGCTAACGACTATGAAAATGCGATTTCTAACGAAGCTTTATCCCCGGACGAAGCTATCGAGAAAATTATGACTTATTCTAATAGGAAGTATACCCACGATATCGTTTTAGCCTTTCACCGCGGAATCATAAGTTATCCTCCTGGTACGAATGTGAAATTAAATATTGGGGATGGAATTGTTACGAAAGTCATCGATAATCCACATCGTCCAGTCGTTCGGGTACATAAAGTGGGAAAAGAAGTATCATTAAATCAACAACCGACGATCATGATCGAAAAAGTACTACCAGAAGAAACGAACGAAATCAAGTAG
- a CDS encoding phosphoenolpyruvate hydrolase family protein, translated as MAVAREEVLRRLRENVNDGTAIIGGGAGTGLSAKSAEMGGIDLIIIYNSGRYRMAGRGSLAGLMPYGDANQIVVEMGHEVLTIVEDTPVLAGVCGTDPFRDMGHFLKQLKDMGFSGVQNFPTVGLCDGQFRQNLEETGMGYDLEVEMIRKASELGLFTSPYVFNKEDAIKMAEAGADMLVAHVGLTTKGAIGAQTALSLEDSVNLVQEIHDAGKSVNEDIIVICHGGPISEPEDAKYVLERTRGVSGFFGASSVERLPTEVAISEQVKRFKNI; from the coding sequence GTGGCAGTTGCAAGAGAGGAAGTTTTAAGAAGACTAAGAGAAAATGTTAATGATGGTACAGCTATTATCGGTGGAGGCGCTGGTACTGGACTTTCAGCAAAAAGTGCAGAAATGGGCGGCATTGACTTAATTATTATTTATAACTCAGGAAGATATCGTATGGCAGGAAGAGGGTCCTTAGCAGGCCTGATGCCATATGGGGATGCGAACCAAATTGTCGTTGAAATGGGGCATGAAGTGCTTACCATTGTCGAAGATACACCTGTTTTAGCTGGTGTTTGTGGTACAGATCCATTCCGAGATATGGGACATTTCTTAAAGCAATTGAAGGATATGGGTTTTTCAGGTGTGCAAAATTTCCCTACCGTTGGCTTATGCGACGGACAATTCCGCCAAAACTTAGAAGAAACAGGGATGGGTTATGACCTTGAAGTAGAAATGATCCGAAAAGCGAGCGAATTAGGTTTATTTACTTCTCCGTATGTATTCAATAAAGAAGATGCGATTAAGATGGCTGAAGCAGGAGCAGACATGCTAGTAGCACACGTCGGCTTAACGACGAAAGGAGCAATTGGCGCTCAGACTGCATTAAGTCTTGAGGATTCCGTGAATTTAGTTCAAGAAATTCATGATGCAGGAAAATCAGTCAATGAAGATATTATCGTCATTTGCCACGGTGGCCCAATTTCAGAGCCAGAAGATGCAAAGTATGTACTCGAGCGTACAAGAGGCGTATCAGGATTCTTTGGAGCTTCAAGTGTAGAAAGGCTACCTACAGAAGTTGCAATATCGGAACAAGTGAAACGATTTAAAAATATTTGA
- a CDS encoding HAD family hydrolase, with the protein MPSYKILFLDIDGTILTPDDTIEASTKEAVKQVKDKGVDVFLATGRPLHEIQEIGEELNIESFIGYNGAYAVHRGKDVFLEPMEAETIQFFLDTAKQKGHEAVMYTNGKNLFTNGDSKLTKEFIKTFHLKQNEPFDAKYIDDILGVTLLNVGKNEPSLYEKEGSIHLSTVNVAGVKDHAYDVIRDHVNKGIAVQQVLDLLGIDKSEAIAFGDGMNDKEMLSLVGEGFAMGNAHPDLHEFANRQTTDVTDSGVYNGLKALGVVRVD; encoded by the coding sequence ATGCCGAGCTATAAAATTTTATTTTTGGACATAGATGGAACGATTTTAACCCCTGATGATACGATTGAAGCATCGACGAAGGAAGCTGTTAAACAGGTGAAAGACAAAGGGGTAGACGTCTTTCTTGCAACTGGGCGTCCTCTCCATGAAATTCAGGAGATTGGAGAAGAACTAAACATCGAGTCATTTATTGGCTATAACGGAGCTTACGCAGTACATAGAGGAAAAGATGTATTTTTGGAACCGATGGAAGCGGAGACGATTCAATTTTTTCTCGACACCGCAAAACAAAAAGGACATGAAGCTGTCATGTATACAAACGGTAAGAATCTTTTTACGAACGGTGATTCGAAGCTGACGAAGGAATTTATCAAGACGTTTCATTTAAAACAGAATGAGCCGTTTGATGCAAAGTATATCGATGACATTTTAGGAGTGACTTTACTGAACGTAGGTAAAAACGAGCCTTCCTTGTATGAAAAAGAGGGGAGTATCCATTTATCAACGGTCAATGTTGCAGGTGTAAAAGACCATGCATATGATGTCATTCGTGATCATGTTAATAAAGGGATCGCGGTTCAACAAGTGTTGGACTTGCTTGGCATAGACAAGAGTGAGGCGATTGCTTTCGGTGATGGCATGAATGATAAAGAAATGCTTTCACTCGTTGGGGAAGGCTTTGCGATGGGGAACGCACACCCTGATTTACATGAGTTTGCGAATCGCCAAACAACGGACGTCACGGATTCAGGAGTTTATAACGGGTTGAAGGCTCTAGGAGTTGTTAGGGTAGACTAA
- a CDS encoding DMT family transporter, which produces MKMALLYMMLIVTMAIWGFNIVAIKVLVSTFPTLTITALRVFSALLFILPLLFIRPSWKKISRRDGLFLIGISLTTIVGHQVFMSVGLNYTSAVNGGLILGTVPIVTSIGAALFLQERFNIHKVTGVILGFCGVVVIILAGSNYKFTISLGDLLFCCTVIVQAIGFILVKKISDTVDTFVITGISQFFGGGILFFVSVFAEPAGIYQLGQGNWQIWMVFIFSGVIATGAGHYLYNLSIREIGAGKSAIFLNLTPFFAILGSYIFLKESILLGHWLGFFLVVTGVLFGTGVIKSIFIAG; this is translated from the coding sequence ATGAAAATGGCATTATTATACATGATGTTAATCGTAACAATGGCTATATGGGGTTTTAATATTGTTGCTATTAAAGTTCTTGTCTCGACTTTTCCTACTTTAACGATCACAGCATTGAGAGTTTTTTCAGCTTTACTTTTCATTTTGCCTTTACTTTTCATTCGACCCTCATGGAAAAAGATCTCGAGGAGGGATGGGTTATTTTTAATCGGTATTTCTCTTACTACAATCGTAGGGCATCAAGTGTTCATGTCGGTAGGGCTAAATTACACTTCTGCTGTTAATGGCGGGCTAATACTTGGTACGGTGCCAATCGTTACATCAATAGGAGCGGCATTGTTTCTGCAAGAACGCTTTAATATACATAAAGTAACCGGTGTTATTTTAGGGTTTTGTGGTGTGGTCGTCATTATTTTAGCGGGTTCGAATTACAAGTTTACGATCTCACTAGGGGATTTGTTGTTTTGCTGCACAGTTATTGTTCAAGCGATTGGCTTTATTTTAGTCAAAAAGATATCAGATACTGTGGACACCTTTGTTATTACAGGAATCAGTCAATTTTTCGGTGGGGGCATACTATTTTTTGTAAGTGTCTTTGCTGAACCTGCCGGTATTTACCAACTTGGTCAAGGAAATTGGCAAATTTGGATGGTATTTATCTTTTCGGGAGTCATTGCAACTGGAGCGGGCCATTATTTGTATAATCTTTCAATACGAGAGATTGGTGCAGGAAAATCGGCTATTTTCTTAAACCTTACACCGTTTTTCGCCATTTTAGGATCTTACATCTTTTTAAAAGAATCGATATTACTGGGACATTGGCTTGGTTTTTTTCTAGTCGTAACAGGTGTGTTGTTTGGGACAGGGGTCATAAAGAGTATTTTTATAGCCGGGTGA
- a CDS encoding VanZ family protein — translation MFKVISWVAVILWMALIFYLSHQPAGESSELSSGVTALILSIIEGIVPAAVNVDFDIFHFYIRKGAHFAAYFVLGLFVVNALYASGVKGLRSVLVALLISVLYAASDEYHQTFIPGRSGEVSDVLIDAIGSATGIVCYLLAVKLKHLGTVRLLRKR, via the coding sequence ATGTTTAAAGTCATTTCTTGGGTCGCTGTCATTCTTTGGATGGCGTTGATCTTTTATTTGTCTCATCAGCCGGCGGGGGAATCAAGTGAGCTTAGTTCAGGAGTAACGGCTTTGATTCTATCAATCATTGAGGGTATTGTTCCTGCTGCCGTAAATGTGGACTTCGACATTTTTCATTTTTATATTCGAAAAGGGGCACATTTCGCCGCCTATTTTGTGCTCGGCTTATTCGTTGTCAATGCTTTGTATGCGAGCGGTGTTAAGGGCTTGCGCAGTGTATTGGTGGCCCTTCTCATTAGTGTGTTGTATGCCGCTTCGGATGAGTATCACCAGACATTTATACCGGGAAGGTCTGGAGAGGTGAGTGATGTTCTTATAGACGCAATCGGATCCGCGACAGGGATTGTTTGCTATTTGCTTGCAGTGAAACTGAAGCACTTGGGGACGGTTCGTCTGCTACGAAAACGGTGA